Proteins from a genomic interval of Bradysia coprophila strain Holo2 chromosome X, BU_Bcop_v1, whole genome shotgun sequence:
- the LOC119083800 gene encoding uncharacterized protein LOC119083800, giving the protein MHPQENAPTVHQNTVPPTSLLDLNVHCLLTIFCKLDLPDLTRASSVSHRFQDLAAEAFKYEWKNQLIRVSNISQDMKLEATAVLRNFGNRLEKVEIAFDKHGNDKFFKMFVDKCGSQLTKLNFSCSCLNVNLEKILNKENIRRCNEKFVNLKMMRFGDNIEHITQPECIEQHFPALEELNLNGSPFENQNIFQFVSYNPQIKNLSSFHYNNILDAADMIEVIDQQVPQLEVLGLWIHGQTDDSEYQPRFLKALKCLMIQNHGTTANLQRLSISTERLVEMELALSLCDKNSIDFICQHKELTKLTIYIYTDNLFVSKYLAQLKKHLPKLTQIEIFGFWSDLNHTDIVLFVHGCQQLVKFILRDNTRLNILEDVVQLHKKLESTQWTVRYIPSKRQLQFDQVCNKRYEWKK; this is encoded by the coding sequence ATGCACCCACAGGAAAACGCCCCCACTGTTCACCAAAACACGGTTCCTCCAACGTCGCTGCTGGATTTGAATGTACATTGCCTCCTCACCATTTTCTGTAAGCTAGACCTACCAGATTTAACGAGAGCCTCATCCGTGTCCCATCGATTCCAAGATTTGGCAGCCGAAGCTTTCAAATATGAATGGAAAAACCAATTGATTCGAGTCAGCAACATCAGCCAGGACATGAAATTGGAAGCGACGGCAGTTTTACGGAATTTTGGCAATCGGTTGGAGAAAGTTGAGATTGCCTTTGACAAGCACGGAAACgataaattcttcaaaatgttCGTTGACAAGTGCGGTTCGCAATTAACGAAACTCAATTTCTCCTGTTCATGCTTAAACGTGAATttggagaaaattttaaacaaggAAAATATCCGACGCTGCAATGAAAAATTCGTTAACTTGAAGATGATGCGATTTGGGGATAACATAGAACACATCACTCAACCGGAATGCATTGAGCAACACTTTCCAGCATTGGAGGAGTTAAACCTGAATGGCTCTCCATtcgaaaatcaaaacatttttcaattcgtCAGTTACAATCCTCAGATCAAAAATTTGTCTTCATTTCACTACAACAACATACTCGATGCTGCAGATATGATCGAAGTGATCGACCAACAAGTACCACAACTGGAAGTACTTGGTTTGTGGATACATGGTCAAACGGATGACAGTGAATATCAACCACGTTTTTTGAAAGCCCTGAAGTGTTTAATGATTCAGAATCACGGGACCACAGCGAATTTACAACGTTTGTCAATATCCACCGAAAGATTAGTAGAAATGGAATTGGCACTAAGTCTATGTGATAAGAATTCGATTGACTTTATCTGCCAGCACAAAGAACTAACCAAATTAACTATCTACATCTATACAGACAATCTGTTTGTTTCCAAATATTTGGCACAACTTAAGAAGCATCTGCCAAAGTTGACTCAGATAgagattttcggtttttggagTGATCTCAATCACACAGACATTGTGCTATTCGTTCATGGTTGCCAACAGTTGGTCAAATTTATTCTACGAGATAACACGCGACTGAACATTTTAGAAGACGTGGTCCAACttcataaaaaattggaatcaACACAATGGACGGTTCGCTATATTCCTTCCAAACGTCAACTGCAATTTGATCAAGTATGTAATAAACGATACGAATGGAAAAAGTAA
- the LOC119085665 gene encoding protein ALP1-like, with product MDNVDEIDELEEFSLYSEFMKLISESVVTESVVKLSEYVSCDQNVEDMINDGEVDADADNEILQCIINLIELDYMLQDDCPKKRRKGERRWGVHPINQMRQEQGHFNNLFEEMLAHDHDKFFNYTRMTPERFQHLFELIESRITKFAPNAIPAKCRLLLTLRFLATGDSLKSLHYNFRVGISTAYYIIGETCDALWDVLQPIYLKFPEKNDWIRIESQFREKLNLPNCAGAMDGKLIEIFAPNRSGSLYFNYNKFFSENLLAVCDALKNFIYVDIGSYGQQTDGGVLFNSTFGKRLDLHKLDFPPPTPLPHTTVPFPFFIIADSAFPLKEHLLTPYAGNQLNLSDAEINFNNEHSSVRKIIENTFGILVRRWQVFSGPIEMHPTNVDKIIKAAVVLHNYIKSFDDPSAIRYMREDRFTHPATESLRSFYEAGLKLHAANESEYAGVVRDTYASYLMNVL from the exons ATGGATAACGTGGATGAGATCGATGAACTGgaagaattttctttatattctGAATTCATGAAATTAATAAGCGAATCAGTAGTCACTGAAAGTGTGGTCAAATTAAGTGAATATGTTTCGTGTGACCAAAACGTCGAAGACATGATCAATGATGGAGAAGTAGATGCTGATGCcgataacgaaattttgcaatGCATCATTAACTTGATCGAACTGGACTATATGCTGCAAGACGACTGTCCAAAAAAGAGACGCAAAGGTGAACGAAGATGGGGAGTGCATCCGATAAATCAAATGAGACAGGAGCAAGGTCATTTCAATAATCTCTTTGAGGAAATGTTGGCTCATGATCACGACAAGTTTTTTAACTACACCAGGATGACACCTGAAAGGTTCCAACACCTTTTTGAACTAATCGAATCAAGAATTACAAAATTTGCTCCGAATGCTATTCCGGCTAAGTGTAGACTTCTTCTAACGCTACg TTTTCTGGCAACTGGCGATTCATTGAAAAGTCTCCATTATAATTTTCGAGTTGGGATATCTACAGCATATTACATAATAGGTGAAACTTGTGATGCATTGTGGGATGTCTTACAGCCTATCTATTTGAAGTTTCCTGAAAAAAACGATTGGATAAGAATTGAATCCCAGTTTcgcgaaaaattaaatcttccCAACTGTGCTGGCGCCATGGATGGAAAGCTGATTGAAATATTTGCACCGAATCGTTCAGGATCACTATATTTCAActacaacaaatttttcagtgaaaatttGCTGGCGGTTTGTGATGCACTGAAAAATTTCATATATGTCGATATAGGTAGCTATGGACAACAGACAGATGGAGGTGTACTATTTAATTCAACGTTTGGCAAGCGATTGGATTTACACAAATTAGATTTTCCACCACCAACACCACTACCTCATACTACAGttccttttccattttttatcatCGCAGACAGTGCATTCCCTTTGAAGGAACACTTATTGACACCGTACGCTGGGAACCAACTTAACTTGTCAGACgctgaaatcaatttcaacaatGAGCATAGTAGTGTCcgaaaaataatcgaaaacacATTTGGTATTTTGGTTAGACGATGGCAGGTATTTAGTGGACCGATTGAAATGCACCCAACAAACgttgataaaataataaaagctGCCGTTGTTTTACACAATTACATCAAATCATTTGACGACCCTTCTGCGATTCGGTACATGCGTGAGGATAGATTCACACATCCAGCTACGGAATCATTGCGAAGCTTCTACGAAGCAGGATTGAAATTACATGCAGCTAATGAGAGTGAATATGCTGGTGTTGTCAGGGATACGTATGCGAGCTACTTAATGAATgtattgtga
- the LOC119083728 gene encoding SET domain-containing protein SmydA-8-like, translated as MSDHFKVLENAEFGRYSCATKNISAGEVIFEEYPFVVGPKPNTPPVCLGCCCPLDGSADGPRCPPCRWPLCENCNGNDLHRDECRVFVECKVYFQDFPSLEEPCMQLDCITPLRFLLQKEVNPKRWDAEIALMEHHVERRRLTEQWNADQQNVVQYLCGPCKLQDRFSEELIQQVCGILEVNAFEARTTSGYNVRCIFPKTAIMAHSCVPNTSHSIHPSNEFKIVVRASININQDDILHTTYTNLLDGTSARQTHLKSSKFFVCRCERCNDPTELKTHFSSLKCSKCDLGLVCISDPNDIESMWKCSRCDFNTNATAVQRALSIIQTEVDAIQSMDFSAERLEKCEQLFRKYRSVFHPQHYIQTGLRQNLIEMYGRVEGYELQDLPDVMLEHKIDLCRQVLNVLNVIHPGKTRCRAMLMYELHAPLVLIARSAYAAGVLQGDALKSKLQEAVDLLEECTPILEWEDSTTVEYTIGRIARESLAQLKESMRAII; from the exons ATGTCGGATCACTTTAAAGTACTCGAAAACGCTGAATTCGGCCGATATTCTTGTGccacgaaaaatatttccgcTGGTGAAGTAATATTCGAAGAATATCCATTTGTTGTCGGACCCAAACCGAATACTCCGCCGGTGTGTTTGGGTTGTTGTTGTCCCTTAGATGGAAGTGCTGACGGTCCCCGATGTCCACCATGTCGTTGGCCATTGTGTGAAAATTGCAACGGAAACGACCTTCATCGGGACGAGTGTAGGGTGTTCGTTGAATGTAAAGTATATTTTCAGGATTTTCCCAGCTTAGAGGAACCTTGCATGCAACTGGACTGCATAACTCCACTTCG ATTCTTACTGCAAAAAGAAGTGAACCCGAAACGGTGGGATGCAGAAATTGCACTAATGGAGCACCACGTAGAGAGGCGGAGATTAACGGAACAATGGAACGCTGATCAGCAAAACGTTGTACAATATTTGTGTGGTCCATGCAAACTGCAGGACCGATTTTCCGAAGAACTAATTCAACAAGTTTGTGGAATATTGGAAGTGAATGCTTTTGAAGCACGTACAACATCCGGTTACAATGTCCGGTGTATTTTTCCGAAAACAGCCATTATGGCGCATAGTTGTGTACCAAATACTTCACACTCGATTCATCCGAGCAACGAATTCAA AATAGTGGTCCGAGCATCAATAAATATAAACCAAGACGACATTCTGCACACAACGTATACTAACCTTCTGGATGGAACATCGGCAAGGCAGACCCATTTGAAAAGcagcaaattttttgtttgtcgaTGCGAACGTTGCAATGACCCAACTGAGCTTAAAACCCACTTCAGTTCATTGAAATGCAGCAAATGTGATTTGGGCTTAGTCTGCATATCCGATCCCAACG ACATCGAGAGCATGTGGAAATGCAGTCGTTGCGATTTCAATACCAATGCAACAGCGGTTCAACGAGCTCTATCGATCATCCAAACAGAAGTCGATGCTATACAATCGATGGATTTCAGTGCAGaacgtttggaaaaatgtgaacaattatttcgaaaatatcgtAGCGTTTTCCATCCACAACACTACATACAGACTGGTCTAcgccaaaatttaattgaaatgtacGGACGTGTTGAGGGCTATGAGCTACAAGATCTGCCCGATGTTATGCTTGAGCATAAAATTGATCTATGCCGCCAGGTGCTGAACGTATTGAACGTTATTCATCCCGGAAAAACTAGATGCCGTGCTATGTTAATGTATGAACTACACGCACCGCTAGTACTAATAGCCAGGTCAGCGTATGCAGCTGGTGTTTTACAAGGTGATGCTCTCAAATCAAAGCTTCAAGAAGCTGTCGATTTACTCGAAGAATGTACGCCAATTTTGGAATGGGAAGATTCGACAACAGTGGAGTATACGATAGGGCGGATTGCTAGAGAATCGTTAGCACAATTGAAAGAAAGCATGAGAgcaattatttaa
- the LOC119083778 gene encoding ATP-binding cassette sub-family G member 1-like, whose product MSSGKGGLDIRFEQLTYKVKTGIFKRTNKTILDGISGTFRAGELSVIIGPSGSGKTTMLKILSGMFEDNFSGTLTVDTPNYKLIRNQSSYIMHDRMLHPLLTVREAIYFAFKFKTSPTTSIVQQKRKCDAILNQLDLINAGDTLTKHLSGGERKRLSIAVELVSDPSILFLDEPTTGLDSSAAYKIVTFLSELAKSGKSVICSIHAPSALMLRRFDHIYAIAEGRCIYQGANGNVVPFLAELDMNCPESFNPADYLIEIATNQYGELNHTLTGKIGNGLSEDYRNELDLETRDDCIMKTKTRKYNSTFSHQLLLLIQRNFLLMKRDTNYLFIRVIVAIVMGLVTGASFYDVGPFANHIMDTYKFVLGSTQYLLFASFYSLALRFPMDLPILGSEHFNRWYSSMSYYLALIIVDLPMLVGITLVFVLISCYLSGQPMEVHRLLLIFLIGILLSLDAQAFGLLAGSIFSNLTISLVIGSSIVAFHTVFSGVLLLKKDVQPWLKWIFDIVFLNHANHGITVALFGYDREKLPCDYIYCQYRDPKDFLKFLDAPATISFHPFFIIFLIVHICTYINMKLKLKRLH is encoded by the exons ATGTCGTCAGGGAAAGGTGGTCTTGATATTCGTTTCGAACAACTAACTTACAAAGTGAAAACTGGAATATTtaaacgaa CTAATAAAACGATACTCGATGGCATTTCTGGGACATTCCGTGCGGGCGAATTATCGGTTATTATCGGACCGAGTGGTTCCGGAAAAACAacaatgttgaaaatattgagtGGAATGTTCGAAGACAACTTTAGTGGAACGTTAACAGTCGACACACCGAACTACAAACTTATCCGAAATCAATCCTCGTACATCATGCATGATCGAATGCTTCATCCGCTGCTGACCGTAAGAGAAGCaatatattttgcatttaaatttaaaacgagTCCAACAACCAGTATAGTGCAGCAAAAGCGTAAATGCGATGctattttaaatcaattggATCTTATCAATGCTGGTGATACGTTGACGAAACATCTGAGTGGCGGAGAAAGAAAGCGTTTGTCGATTGCCGTTGAGCTTGTCAGCGATCCGTCGATATTATTCCTTGATGAGCCTACAACTGGTTTGGATTCTTCTGCGGCATATAAAATTGTTACGTTCCTCAGTGAGCTAGCAAAGTCTGGTAAATCGGTGATATGCTCCATTCACGCTCCTTCAGCTCTGATGTTACGAAGATTTGATCATATCTATGCCATAGCCGAAGGCAGGTGTATTTATCAAGGGGCAAACGGAAATGTAGTTCCGTTTCTGGCTGAACTAGATATGAATTGTCCAGAATCTTTTAATCCTGCCGATTATTTAATAGAAATAGCAACGAACCAGTATGGTGAACTGAATCACACCTTAACCGGAAAGATCGGCAATGGTCTAAGCGAAGATTACAGAAATGAATTGGACTTGGAGACTCGTGACGATTGcataatgaaaacaaaaacaagaaaatacaATTCCACATTCTCCCACCAATTACTCCTAttaattcaacgaaatttccTTTTAATGAAACGAGACACGAATTACCTGTTCATAAGGGTCATAGTTGCAATAGTAATGGGACTTGTGACCGGTGCTTCATTTTATGATGTCGGACCATTTGCGAATCACATCATGGATACATACAAATTTGTATTGGGCTCCACACAATATTTGCTCTTCGCTTCATTCTACTCACTGGCACTCCGGT TTCCAATGGATCTTCCAATTCTAGGGAGTGAACACTTCAATCGATGGTATTCATCGATGAGCTATTATTTAGCGTTAATTATCGTCGATCTGCCAATGCTAGTTGGAATAACCCTTGTCTTCGTTTTGATATCGTGTTACTTATCGG GTCAGCCCATGGAAGTGCATCGTCTACTACTGATATTTCTCATCGGGATTTTGTTATCGCTCGACGCACAAGCGTTCGGTTTGTTAGCCGGTTCGATATTTTCTAATCTAACG ATTTCATTGGTAATTGGTTCATCAATAGTGGCCTTCCATACGGTATTTTCTGGAGTTTTGCTATTAAAGAAGGACGTTCAGCCATGGCTGAAATGGATTTTCGACATTGTTTTTCTAAATCACGCTAACCATGGGATAACCGTTGCTCTATTCGGCTATGATCGGGAAAAGCTGCCCTGTGACTACATTTACTGTCAATATAGAGATCCAAAAgatttcttaaagtttctcgATGCTCCAGCTACCATTtcatttcatccgttttttatcatttttttaattgttcacATTTGCACCTACATTAACATGAAGTTGAAATTGAAGAGATTACATTGA
- the LOC119083719 gene encoding serine protease gd-like: MDWHWIYLLCVIFCVCADQYRIYFNPCPHLFQYRREGFEWIGVAQVDSVPLGIAMQFDVILSLPAKLPLVRHPSNPSIQLHYLGAVELYASREDTIQQIRFNQSVRYKIRFPSQIPLPGLVRLSVNGAVLCARPPVLVSGPYVTLIKLEHTLYTDAAAGNDLSGFVDDINSQGSVLTHSKDDNYRTEFYTSQPKPLQESKTHTLPHTLSYQHSTDPTPSHESQTHLPQTLTFQHSTVTGLQHECGTTHAKSNFRHLVVGGEAVKRGAWPWLVAVYLNGARGSSFNCGGILISAGIVVTAAHCLRMSERTYQPHEVVLYLGRHSIVDPIDAAVKTVHVKKIIIHADYMTNGTSYDADIAVVVMQERIHFTELIRPICLWDGDDSIGSVEGQLGTVVGWGRDEVGNILTAEPKKITIPIVSEAECLRSSDTYRYITSQRTFCAGDRDGTGPCNGDSGSGLAFKINGKWMLRGIVSAALADPISSTCNLGEYVVFTDVAKFVGWIKSYMY, encoded by the exons ATGGACTGGCATTGGATTTATTTACTGTGCGTCATATTTTGTGTTTGCGCGGATCAATATCGAATATATTTCAATCCTTGTCCTCATCTGTTTCAATATCGCCGTGAGGGTTTTGAATGGATTGGTGTAGCGCAAGTTGATAGTGTACCATTAGGAATAGCAATGCAATTTGACGTTATTCTATCACTTCCAGCAAAATTACCACTAGTCCGTCATCCATCGAATCCGTCCATCCAGCTG CACTATTTGGGAGCTGTAGAACTTTACGCATCAAGAGAGGATACGATTCAACAAATTCGATTCAATCAAAGCGTCCgatataaaattcgttttccATCGCAAATTCCATTACCAGGACTAGTGCGACTATCAGTCAATGGAGCTGTGCTTTGTGCAAGACCACCCG TTTTAGTAAGTGGACCATATGTAACGCTGATCAAACTTGAACACACCTTGTACACTGACGCGGCGGCCGGGAATGACTTAAGTGGCTTTGTGGATGACATAAACTCGCAGGGCTCTGTACTTACACACAGTAAAGATGACAATTACAGGACTGAATTTTACACATCACAGCCTAAACCATTGCAAGAGTCGAAAACACACACTCTTCCACATACATTATCGTATCAACATTCAACTGACCCTACACCATCACACGAGTCCCAAACTCATCTTCCACAAACATTAACGTTTCAACATTCAACAGTTACTGG GTTACAACATGAATGTGGAACAACGCACGCCAAAAGCAACTTTAGACACTTGGTCGTTGGTGGCGAGGCAGTGAAACGTGGTGCATGGCCGTGGCTGGTAGCTGTTTATTTAAATGGAGCGAGAGGCTCATCATTCAATTGTGGCGGTATTTTGATCTCAGCAGGAATTGTTGTAACAGCTGCTCATTGCCTGCGAATGTCCGAACGAACATACCAACCGCATGAGGTAGTGCTGTACTTGGGACGACACAGCATTGTCGATCCCATTGATGCAGCGGTCAAGACGGTACacgtgaaaaaaataattattcatGCTGACTACATGACGAATGGAACATCTTATGATGCGGACATTGCTGTTGTTGTAATGCAAGAACGAATACATTTTACCGAATTGATAAGACCGATCTGTTTGTGGGATGGTGATGATAGTATAGGCAGCGTCGAAGGGCAATTGGGTACAGTAGTGGGATGGGGAAGAGATGAAgttggaaatattttgactGCTGAGCCCAAAAAAATTACTATTCCGATAGTGTCTGAAGCAGAATGCTTACGATCTAGTGACACTTACAGATACATTACATCGCAGAGAACATTTTGTGCAGGTGATCGTGATGGAACAGGCCCGTGTAATGGTGATTCTGGCAGCGGATTGGCTTTCAAAATAAACGGCAAATGGATGTTGCGTGGTATTGTTTCGGCTGCCTTGGCTGATCCCATTTCAAGCACCTGTAACTTGGGCGAATACGTCGTTTTTACCGATGTTGCAAAATTTGTCGGGTGGATCAAGTCGTACATGTATTAG
- the LOC119083739 gene encoding uncharacterized protein LOC119083739: protein MKCGTQRYWVYFERLRFLDSFIQPRSTFTNDTSFDEDKGTSNNSDLETDLVDESESNIEIQLEDGIEIDELELQDGGYEKNGNDEHLDENMDKSGQHTSVKRVISKYTGEVSTFTYVSTPSIDVRVDQQHDSAVEAVDNEIPQEQIDEPVDGYMSPYSNATSTKVNVPSRQSIPTTAKGTSARINPMRSEINELSPTIEDSFDMDDYVSPHPGTSASQKIIPPSCRKLTPAANQLVPNASKPKNILSTLPPSKKYKSNANRSAVNQSNETSSNANTVPIVAPTNPATTASKDQRIEAIRQQMESCLTAITNKVTEKSERSPYAPFLAYLGTKLSLVSQDILPNLEREILELVNQHSI from the exons ATGAAATGTGGAACTCAAAGATACTGGGTATATTTCGAGCGGCTCCGTTTCCTTGATTCATTCATACAGCCGAGATC GACGTTTACAAACGATACATCGTTTGACGAGGACAAAGGTACATCGAATAACAGTGACCTGGAAACTGATCTTGTCGACGAGAGCGAATCTAATATTGAGATCCAGTTGGAGGACGGAATCGAAATCGATGAATTAGAGTTGCAAGATGGGGGTTACGAGAAAAATGGCAATGATGAGCATTTGGATGAAAATATGGACAAAAGTGGTCAACACACGTCAGTTAAACGGGTTATATCGAAATATACCGGTGAAGTGTCAACCTTTACTTATGTGTCTACACCTAGTATTGACGTACGCGTTGACCAACAACACGATTCCGCCGTCGAAGCTGTAGACAACGAGATCCCACAAGAACAAATCGATGAACCCGTTGACGGTTATATGTCACCTTATTCGAATGCAACATCAACAAAGGTCAATGTACCATCGCGTCAGTCCATTCCAACAACAGCAAAGGGAACCTCGGCCCGTATTAACCCAATGCGAAGTGAAATAAATGAACTATCACCCACAATCGAAGATTCATTTGATATGGACGACTATGTTTCACCACATCCTGGCACAAGCGCctcacaaaaaataatacCACCGTCATGTCGAAAACTTACTCCAGCAGCCAATCAACTGGTTCCAAATGcttcaaaaccaaaaaacatACTTTCCACGTTACCTCCgtcaaaaaaatacaaatccaATGCAAATCGATCTGCTGTCAATCAATCCAACGAAACATCTTCTAACGCTAATACAGTACCAATTGTAGCTCCGACAAATCCAGCCACAACAGCCTCAAAAGATCAGCGCATCGAAGCAATTAGACAGCAAATGGAGTCCTGTTTGACCGCTATAACGAATAAAGTCACTGAAAAATCGGAGCGATCTCCATACGCTCCGTTCCTAGCGTACCTGGGAACGAAATTGTCATTGGTCTCCCAGGACATTCTTCCAAATTTGGAGCGGGAGATCTTGGAGTTAGTAAATCAGCattcgatttga